Genomic DNA from Antennarius striatus isolate MH-2024 chromosome 16, ASM4005453v1, whole genome shotgun sequence:
CAATTTATGACGTGCAAGTAAACACGACAACCGGTCTGTACTTAAAAGTGTCATTATCTCTCCCAGTACTCACGAAAACCACTTCAGAAGAGACTCGCAGTGGAGGCTGCGGCGCAGAGCGCACTCTCACCTCAAGCATTTTTGGAGAGGAATGTTTTATCCTCTTTCATCTCTATTTAAATCACCCAATTTCCATCAATAACAACTCCCCTATTATTTAGTTAGCATGAACGTGGAAACTGAAGCACGCCTACACGAGTTCTCCCTTCATGTGACTTTTGTTTTCTAAGGGTGAAAAACCCACATTTCAGGGGATGTACATTTTTAGCTCAGCGCCTGTTTTGCTCAATCGACAGTTTCAAATATTTACGACAAGCATCATTATCAGTAACACGGACTGAAGGAGCCGAGTGTTTCATTTTCCCCATCAGATattcatgaatatttatgaaATGTCATCAAACTTAAAAACATCTCTCCCGCACTGACACGCATCACACGCAAAGGAACACTTTTAAATATCACCACGGTGTCTCCATTTACGCACACAGCGGGTCTACTTATTAGAATACGCGCACAtagttataaaaaaacaaaaacaaacctaaCCCAAGCCAAATGAAGCCATACTGGCTCTCCACACGCCTCAGCCCACAACCCACACCGAGTGTCTGTGGGAACATCTGTGATGCGAACCGGTGACGTATGAAGAGCTCTGGGTGGGTTTGATTTTCCTCTACATGAGCCCCCTCCCACAAACACAGGCCTGATTCTCTCACACATTCTCTACCCTGTCTTCTGTTATCTTGTCGAGAAAGCATGAATATTCCTCCCACCTTGACCATCTGAGATTCTTACAGAAATCACAAGTTGTCTTAGACGGATAACACAGAGCCGGTTTGAAAAGGAGGTGTTTGTTCTTCATCTGGTCCAGTGTGACCAAATTCATTCAACGTTTGAACCATAAATATGAGGTTTCAAACAGGGTGACCTGGATGTTACggttatgtgtgtttttaatttgaacATGAGCAGGTGTGAAGATTCCACTATGAGGTCAAGTATCATTAGATAATCAGATTATTCTGATAAGATCATCATCTGCACGTCAAAAGCCATTAAATTCAGGGCGTCACAGCCATTTATCTCTACCGGAAACAGAGGTAGCTTCTATTAAGTAATGGTCACGTTGTGGTTCAGATTGGTTCATCATCGTTTCAGCAGAACTCAGGCCCAGAAAGCAGCAGTGTGCTGTTGGTTCGGTGGGTGAGTGTCGCCATCTAGTGGAATAAAAGTAAAACTGCAGCTTGAGTTCAATTGTTCCTTCACCTCTTGTAATGAAGGCAATAAACTACCAATAAtcctttatttaaaacacattctACTCCACTTTATATTAGGAAAAATATTCTATTGATCTGCTctaaatttacttttttattttaacattatttaacggaaaaaaaagaagtcccaTTTAGTTGCAGAAAACTCTTTTCCCAGGGAGTCCCAGCCAATGACtcactatgactatgactaatCTGCTCTGAGACATTAAACATGCACACTCTATAGTCATTGTAATCTACTGTAAAAATATGGTGTAatgtatttaacaaactgtCTGCTGTTATTGCTTATACAGGAAGACTCCATTCATTATTCATCTTTCAACAGTAAATGTGGCTACCTGAACCTGTTCCTCAGATTATAGGAAATATGAGAAGAAAGAGGGGGCGGTAATATCTTCTTTCATTTGAATGACTCTGatctaaaacacatttttaaaaatgttttaccgtaccaaaaaacaaaatctattaAATGTAAAGAGAACTAGAATGACTTTCAACAGAACCCATGTGCTGCTTTAATTTAGATGGTTTACAtccaaaatctattttaaatgcCTCTGATGATTATTTAAGTTTATTGGGTTAAAATCTGGTGGGTCCAGATCTTATTTAGATTAATACCAAATTAAAACCATTCTCATAGATACCAATCCACTATACAGACCTGATTTATGATTTTAATCATCCTCATGTTTTGTTCCTGggtaggtaaaaaaaaacaaaaaacagtaacATTGAACAAAGTAAACAACACTATcagtacattttaaatgtattgattGTAAATTTAATGTGTCCCTTCCCCAAGTCTCGCTCCCCCACAAAGTTTGATTTATAAGAATAAGTGAGTTAAAGATAGTGAGAAGGAAACCAAAGACAGACAGTCTTTTAAACTTTGACCGTCAAGCTTTAGCCTTGTAGGAATGAAAGAAGAATATTATCTCATCCACTTTACAATTAGTTTTAGAGTTGGCCTTGGAAAAGGTCTGGAGTGGTACTGAAAGGAATTAAAAAGATAAGCTCATTTAATTTATGTCACCATTCGTCCTATCAGCGGAGTGCTGACATCCTTGCATCAGCCTGGATGTGTTCAgcctctcattctctctcagATGACGACCTTCACAGAGGACAGTTTATTAGCTAACATCATCAAGTAGCTTGGCTTCGCTGTAGAAATAGCTTGCAGACACATGATGGGGCTTCATCGCCTGTcctcttaaaataaaaatgtcatgcaATGTCTGGCTTCATTAAGATGATCAACAGCTCCTCTTGGTTTTCACCTGCAGAGGGCACACATAGTTCCACTGAGGAACCTCCCCAGTAAAATCTAAATATGAGTCACTTTTTATGTGACTAGATAATGGATCATTATGCTGATAACCTCAGTATTGTCGGTTGTTCTCAGTAATATTCACGAGAAGATTGGAGTCTTGCTGTCTGTTCAGCTCCAAAGACTTTCCGAGGCCAAAAGGCATTTATTATGAAAGCGACTGCATAATAGCGCTTAAATAAATGGATATTTAAATTTAAGGCTATTTGAATTTCTCCCTCCAAGCAGTAGTTAGGAAAGGGTGAGACTGAGTACTGACTGTCAGCATGGGAGAGAAGACATGTTTGTCAGGCTGTATCAGTAAATTGGGGGCTGACAGTAGTGAGACGACATTTCATAGATACTCTCTGCCCCCATAATCAGAGCTGGATGTTTTGACATGTCAACCATGCAGTTAGATTTTGTCAGTGTGCCAACATGCAGCTCTCAACGCCGGTTTCTGGGCTTGATTTAATCCGTTATGGACTTGaagaatacaaaaatatattctttGGCTAATATTACTCTTTCTTTTCCATGAACTGaggattttaaaatataattggtAATATAAGTGAAGAGTTAAGCATTATTTTTACAACTGTTTCtgaaatgacccccccccccctccataaACCACCCCAATATATCTACAGTAGTTTTATTTTAGATGACTGGTGGAACCTGGAATGGAGCAAGAAATGAAACTCCATGCTTATATATGACAGGTCTAAGAAATTCCTaatgaagtaaataaaatatagtgTGTCCATCAACAATGTGGCCTGCACAGAGCAGGTGTTCAGGGAGACACCCTTCAGTCCAGGAGCTCCTTGCTCTCTGAGCacaattgtgttatttttgcgAAGCAGTATCATTTCAGGCTTCATGATTTGTCTTGATATTAAAGTGTTTGAATGCTGCcaagaaggaaaaaatgtcaaCGCTGTTGTCGAAACGTTGAATTTATTGAGAACATAAAGCACAGACCAAACCATTTCAGCGAGCGCACCATGAATCGGACCAAgcagcttccttttttttttctttttacaaacatttacatGTAGTCGTGCCTTCCTCTAAAAACATGTGACGTTATAAAAGAAACCTCCGCAATAAATCAGTGATGCTCAAACTGGAACCGCCGTGGAGCTGGACCACGGCTCTGTTTCAGAATTAATTCTTGTGTTATGAAAGTTGTCCCTCTATAGTCTTCATCACACAGATCCCTAAAGCTTCAGTTAGTCACCCTCATCTTCACATACCTCATGATGTGCAGGATTAACAATATCACAACAGTAAGACTTGCAGAAAACAGCTGACTAATACACCGATGAGAATCGTCTAGAGGACTGAAGACAGTAGCAGGGTAGTGAAGTATTGATGCACATGCGTAATACTGTTATGTGTATTCCTTCTGTTATGGATGGCATGTTTGATTCATGCACAGCTACAGTAGGACTGATGATAAAAAGGCTGATAAAATACCTTCAAGACTAGAAAAAAgatagttatttaaaaaaaaacctggttgCTAAGATTGTTCAAATAACCCGTCAGACATTTCTCGGAGCGTCTAGACCTACATGTGATGCCAGAAGCAGCAGCATCCAGAAACTACAGGATGTGATGATAACGATAACACGAGCTTACATTTGTGTGGTAAAACGAGTTACATGAGCCAAGTTACGACTCGTTGTCAGACTATAGATGATAATCTCTAATCACACTGGTCTCACTCTCTACAAGCCGCTCCCGCTCCCCTCCACGTCGTCCACCATGATGGAACGTTTACGCAGGACCGAGTTGCCCCTCCTGCTGCCTCCGGGGTTTTGGGGCAGTTTGGTCTGGCAAGGGGCGCGGTACTGAGGCAGGCCGGTCTTGGTGgtgtccagctcctccgggtcGTCCTGCTGGGCTCTGAGGGCGGAGATCACATCCTTGTCCGAGGCGCTGAGGGTCAGGCAGCCGCATGGGCGGCCGCCGTCACCCTCTGCTCCCACGTCTCCGGCCTCCTCCAGTTCATCCTCCACCGTCATGAAGGCATCGCCCCACAGGCTCTCACAGAGATCCCGACCATGCTGgtacatctacacacacacacacacagacacacacacacacacacagcttcgtGAGCACCATTTTCTACAATGACATCTTATTTTGAGGTAAATGCACACTAGTTGTGAGGCTTCTTTCCAACATTCAACAAGTGTGACCTTTTTTATTCTAAGCATCCACTGGAAAAATTGATTCTGGTCTTCCGGCGCCATGAAACCAAACACCCTGAGCCGGGTGTTGGAATGGGCCCCGAACATCTGGGGCAATGCGGTTTTTATCTGCCACTCTTGCTCTCCTCCAGCCTTGAAAGAAAATGACCGCACAAGCCAAGATCTCCAGGTTTGTGAAGGACTTCTTGAAGACAGTTCTGCAGAACCTGGCGGAATGGGGAGAATGGATCCAAACTAATTGGAAAAGTCACGTCCAGCATCGCATGTGACAGTGAATTCATCCCAGCATTCAGTCTTTACAACgtttaaatctgacaaaaacCTCCAATTACTGCCGGCAGCAGCTGTCTGTTTTCTGGAGCATGATGAATCCCAATCTTCTCCAATAAAGACGCAAATACCTGGATTCAAGGGAATTTTGCTCAACGCTACAAAAGAAAAACTCCTCACAAGTCTGCATGGAATCTGCTTAACTGTATGTGGTGCAGACAAGGATGCTATGAGATAGATGGGGAGGCTAACTAGTCCAGATCTGGTGACACACATGACGAGCTTCTCTGTGCTTCAGCCCCCGTTTTCGTATCAGCGGTCATTAAGACGCAGCCAAATCTCCTCATTTAGTCCCACTGCATCCTGCTGTATTGTTCTCTCCTCCTGCTTATTGCTACACTCTCTTTGTATACCTCTCctattcttcctcttcctctgtagcacacccccccacccccccgccgtCTGCTTCCTTTCATCCTCCTGCCTGTTGGGGATTAACACTAAGTCACACTAAGAAAAAGCTGTAATATGTTTACCGTGCTGGAAGGACAAAGGGGATGATGGCCGGTTCTCCCCGCAACATATACTGACTGTCTGACACCTAGGTCtgatcacaacaacaacaacaacaacaacaacacacgcgcacacacacacacacacacacacacacacacacacacacacacacacacacacacatgcacacgcacagaGGAGAGGGAACATGTCCTTCCCCAGGCAGACGTGATTTGCTGCCAAAACTAATTCAGGCCGAGCACAAGTGGCTTTAGACAACACGGTGTGATTGAATAAGTGCGATACTGAAATGTCCTGCGGCCCCGTcctgtccttctcctccttaTCTTATTCAATTCTGCCCCTCATGGTacaaaacccccccccacaacattTCCCCTGGTGTGGAAAGcaaaagacaaagaggaagGAGGCGTTTCATTGAGCTGAAGATAATAATTATCTTCATTGCAATCATGATCAGAATTAGATTTTCCACATAGCTGACTAGAAATGATCAGTGATGATTTATTAAACAGCTGCAAATTATGAATTCTCTCATGTGTAAAAGTCAGGTCTGACTTTTGTGATAtttcacaacaaaatataaacacttCAAATTACAGTGTAATTAAACTGAAACAGCAAACAAATCTCATTTATTCGCTCTGAATAATTTGGTCCTTCAGATggggaaaaaggaaaacaatttATTGTCAAAATACAAGTCGATGAAAAACTGCAAGAATAAATATGCACAAAGAAGATAAGAAGACAAAGAGGTTAGGGAATGAAATATTTACTGTGTTTATGTTAGAAATAAAACCTGAATTGTGATGCTGGTCTGTTCTAGCGAATGTTTCTGATTTGGAAATTTTActtaaacatttcaaattaaatgaggATGGAGTTACATTAAATGGAGATATAATTTATGGATCTTCCATCTCTCAGAAACAACTTTTATATCCTGTCACATTAAATAACAAACTTTTCTAAATGGCGAGTTTTTCACCAGTTGAAAAGgggaaatttttaattttctctcttttcaatTTTAGCCTCCGTgtttagtgaacatttgtgagagGCTGAAGTAAAGCTTTAAAAAGTCTTCACCCTTTTCCATATATGCTGTGACACACAGGCTGTAAAGTAAAATCTTTTCGAGGTCAAATAGCAGCATAAACACTAAACCTAAATCCATTACATGCTCGGTAATTTAAAGCGTATTTTATAAAAGCATCCAACACAAAATGCAAGCGTTTACACTCTATTCCCTGTACTTTCCCCTTTATCTTTACATAAGTACccagtaaatatttattatatatatttacaccGTATGCATGTGTTATCCACACTGTAATTCACAAAAAACCACAATCTATTCTTCGAAGCCACCTGGTTTGGCAAATCACCTCCCCTCCATTAGACCAGGACACAGACATGGACTCTCTGCAGATTTAACCTCATTCCCACAAACTGTGGAGCAGAAAGTGTTTAATGCTGGCTAGCAAATAATCTCACCAGCGAATACAAAGGCGGAGCGagactctctctctgtgtggGATTTTTGCATGCAGTGGAAGTGAATGCATCTACCTATATGTGCGCTTTTCAAATATATCAGCTCATTTCTATGCAAACTGTCGTCTGCTGTGGTAAGCATTTACAAATCCTGactgtgtgtatatttattctACACACATCTACATCGTCTTTCTATTTAGTGGGTGTAGTCTTCAGGAGCTGGAGAAAAGACAAATCAGGCTTTTTTCACTTCCTAATGAATTCAGGTGTTGTTTatcatttcagtttgaagcTGATTAGactcttctacttcctgttttcatgaCAGACGCGTCGGTGAATGTTTGTAGTTTTGCTTTCCTGTGCAGCGTGACTCAGCCCTGAGGTGGATTGAAGCTCTGAGAGCTCAGACTGAGCTGAAATCCCCCATCTTTCCCCATCCAAGGGGGAAAAACACAGAGATGAAGCTCTGCTGCTTTGGCCTCCAAAACTGTGGTGAGGATGGAGCTTGTTTGTTGAATGTGATAAcactctttccttttttttcttttttttttggcattcaGGAGCTGCTTAAATCAGTGGGAGCCTAATTTGTGCCATTAGTGGTGCCTCATATGAACGTGTGCCAATAAAAGCATACAAAGcaccaaaatacacacacacacacacacacacacacacacacacacacacacacacacacacacacacacacacacacacacacacacacacacacacacacactattctCTCTTtgtatttcctcttttattaaaaatatatcatttcCAGAAATAATGTAATATCCACCAGAGATCCTTAATAGGACTGCTGtctggacaggtgtgtgtgtgtgtgtgtgtgtgtgtgtgtgtgtgtgtgtgtgtgtgtgtgtgtgtgtgtgtgtgtgtgtgtgtgtgtgtttcttttattgGTGTCCTTCACTTTCCCCTTCCATATGAcagtgacacacagagagacatgGAAAGAATATAGAGATAAAGGAGGAGAGAAACTGGAACAACAggagaaaagacagacagaacgacagacagacagacaggcagacagacagacaggctctGCCCACTGAAGCAGGAGCAGTCCTTTCATGCTTCAACACTTTGCACCTCCCGGAGGCGTTAACTCTTCACTGACCACACAACACGTCTCCACGGCGATAGAAAGTGACAACACTCCTGGCCTGTCAACGGATTCAAACCCTTGACTTTTCTCCTGCTGATGAAAACCTCAGCCAACGCCTAACCGCCCGCTGCTCACATAGCACATCAATCCATGTTTGTGCTGACTCAGCTGTTCACAGGTCAGCGCTGCATCCGTCACAGGTCGAGGTCTTTAGGATCGTGCAGCAGGACAATATTGATGCAGGTCTATGAAGCTGACCAATGAGACAACACGACCTGCCTCGGAGTGCCTGAAACAGAGCTACACCTTGACTCCTCATTACCATAATCTCTTCAGCTGATGAGGATTCATCAGTCCTGTTCATGAATAGAGTGCAGAGCATAAGTCATATTGAACAGCAGTCTATTCTCCCTCTCAACCACTTCACTCCTTTAATTATAAGTGAttgtctctgccccccccccccacctccccagcAGCAACAGACTCATTCTGGAATGATCTACCCAACGGTGTCCTGCCACAAAAGTGCTGGACAATTATATTGTGATCTGAGTACAGAACTGGACCAGAGGGTTATGGTAAGGAGTTGATAGATTCACACCCGCAGTTGCCTCCCCACCTTTAGCTTTTTACTGCAATCTAATTCAGTGGTATGTTTTTGCTCTTGGTACAACACCGGATCCCACATTATGTCAGCGATCACTCAGAAATGACGGAAGCCTACCTGCTGAtactgaacacaagttcctgTGCAGTTCTGTCCCCTGGGATCTCTGGCCCAGTTACGAGCGCAGGTCATGTCCATCCGACAGGCATCAAacctgaagaaacaaacaaataaataaaatatctagAATAAACATGACTCTCACCTGAATATTTTCTACTTAAGTTTCTGCTCTATACCACAGAATAGAGATTTTGGGAACAAGGGCAGTCAGTCACCCCTGGT
This window encodes:
- the rtbdn gene encoding retbindin; translation: MGVDYRPLILMYAYLATALIGETRSEGVCLQDGKHKATPSPEAHLRGCELYAENSCCTEDDIQDISHDPTVINKNEPWDKCGPLSSQCEDFLKRVSCFYRCSPDAARWPHPRRRSYIQAVPLCHSFCRDWFDACRMDMTCARNWARDPRGQNCTGTCVQYQQMYQHGRDLCESLWGDAFMTVEDELEEAGDVGAEGDGGRPCGCLTLSASDKDVISALRAQQDDPEELDTTKTGLPQYRAPCQTKLPQNPGGSRRGNSVLRKRSIMVDDVEGSGSGL